ATTTGTTgatgcggaaagcatccgacgatcaaacctatgttttgattatgtcaaagggtccaaagttaagatgttttgttatCTGACAAGgttaaatgagattgcaggaaagtcctaagtgtacttaggcaaaagtcctagctgcggttaggcaggtggaaaaccctagggagtggtaaccctaggtcttagggggtggtaaccctaggtaaggaaaagtcctagttgcggttaggcaaagggaaaaccctagagggcaataaccctaggtcctagggggtggtaaccctaggcggaaagtcttggcgggtcaagagcttcgggcaaaatcctaggggtggtaaccctaggttgaaatcctggtgtcgcgaaccgggtggaagtctgggcaggtcgtggagcggacgtccagcatgaagaccggaagctttgggagcaaaagtccaattggtctggaggatcaactggcaacaagtatactcttctgagtggagtaggtgaggacgcgttccccggtgagggaacagtaggcgttgcttcgacctagggtttccggaggaaatccgaagtcagaaccaaaCAGTCTGAAGGTtgtcaacttatttgtttgaTATTATTTGCTACTtgcctaactctgttttgcagggaaCTAACAATTCTGCAGGGTCGGACTTaaccttgatcggtcgatcgaacggccagatcggtcaaccgaaccccagTACAACTGGGTCAGATTTCCAGATTGCAGACCGGGTTCGatcgagggatcggtcgaccgaactcggggatcggtcgaccaaaccaaggatATGAGTTAACCTGATCGAAGCGGGGTGATcagatcggatgaggaggagatcatctgatcggtcgaccgaacatggggaTCGGTCGATGGATCCGCTttaggtcaaacctgatcccgagtttCGAGGATCTAGATCAGTTCTAAAGAGgctataaaagggagccttggGCAGCACTTCGAAGACAACGAAAAACAGAACAAGGTGTGCTCCTGTGCGCTGCTCCGAAtgcctcaacaacgctctgctgttccgacaatcgacgactactttcttcattttgtattgtcggtataatcaTTCTTTATTCTGTACTTGTCAGTGTTTTAAATCGCGTAGCGTTGGTTCATAGCGTTTTTGTCTTGTCATTGCGTAGCGTAAATAGCGTAGCGTATAGCGCAAGCTTTTCGTGCACGtcaatgtttaaattttaaaaaataaaatatacttatataagtaaaataaaaataacataatctaaaattaatcataataattCATTACATGTCAAAATATCCCATACCAACAATTTAAAAAGTCTTATAATTAAAACAACATAACTTAAAAATAATCAGTATCATCCAACTCTATATCACTATCATCATCAATAGTGTCTATGGTTGGAAAATTTCCACTATCAAAAGTTGGAATTACTCCATAATTTTCAGCATCAAGATGATTATCTTCCACATCAACAAGACTCAACCTTGCTTGTTTGTCTTTGCTTCCACCTATTATATAAGAGATACAACATATAAGAATCAATTATAGATGAAGTAGATATAAATAAACAATTTACATATGCTTAGTGCTTACTTGAATTTTCAGCAACTCTTTTTTTTGAATTCGTAGGAGGAACTTCAACTATATCCTCAACATCTTCGACTCGCTTATCTGAGTCAAAAAGACTTTCAAAGGTAGCAGATGACACACTCACAATAGGATCACTTTCAAATAATTCATCATCTTCAAGCCATTTAGTAGTTACGGGGAGAACTGGACCTTCTTTCTCAGTTATCCATTCATCATCTGAATTAATTTCATCAACTACAATGGGATCAATCTTGTCTCTCCTCCTAATACTTCTCTCCCTAAGCTTGAAGTTATATTTCACAAACACCAACGCATTCAACTTTGCATGTTCAAGCCTATTTCTCTTTTTTGTATGAATCTAAtattacaaaaaagaaaacatatatatataaaataaacaatgatatgaaaattataaaacaattaaaattcaagTAGAGTTAGAAACTTAGAATACTCACCGATTCAAAAgtgctccaatttctttcacatcccGAAGCACTACAAGTGAGACCAAGCACTCGAATTGCAAATGTAGTAAGCTCGGGTGTCTTACTTCCAAAACGTTCCCACCACGAGACTAATAAgtaataacattaaaaaaaattacaagaatgtatataattttaaaatatgaatgctaGTATAATTTTACAAGAACGGTTACAAGAAGAAAATTTTACCCGGAGTTCGCAACATTCTTGTTCGTTTTGCTATTGGAGTTCCAAATTCTCCTTGACTTTATCATATAAGTCCAATTGGATGTACGCTTTAAGACGATCATCGAAGACAACATCCTATCCATGCAAGTATACAATCCATCTCTAACTTCATCACAATAAGAAAATCTTTCTTCATAACGCAATTGTGGATTCAAATAGTACCCGGCCGCGTGTAGAGGATGATGAAGTTGTGGAGTCCATCGTGAATCaatttttttccaaatgggttTGTATTTTCTGTCAACTCCCccacaattaaattttattgtcTCTTTTGCCTTATCCATAAGTTCATAAATATATCCCATGGTCGATCTCTCCTCCGAATCAACTTCCCTTAACACACTTACAAGAGGAACAACACTCTTAACACAAAATGCAACATGTGGCCAAAAGTTGGGATCATTAATAACAATTCTCTTCACGACCTTCCCCTGAGTTGTTTGAGATAGTGGTGAACTAACCCAATCTTCGGAAGTAAACATTTGTTCAAGTGGCCTTTTAACCTTATACATACTCTGAAGAGTGAGAAATGAAGTAGCAAAGCGAGGAACAGCGGGATGGAGAGTTTCTTTACCGTTTGTATACTTTCTCATCAAAGAAAGTATAGTCCCATGACCATAAAGGAACTTCACAACCATCTTAGCTTGCTCAATTGTGTCAAAAAAAATCTTCAACTTTGCAATATCCTCCAACATTAGATCAATGCAATGCGCCGCACAAGGTGTCCACCAAATTCTATGTCTAGTCTCCATAATTTTTTTCCCCGTCTTAATGCATTTCGAAGCATTATCCGtgacaatttgaattacattttCCTCTCCCACCTCATCAACAACATCATTAAGATATTTAAAGATCAATTCCCCATTTTTAATAGAATCTGATGCATCAAtagatttcaaaaagaaagtgcCGGCGGGACTATTTACTaaaaaattgatcaaacttctattctttCCATCCGTCCAACCATCGGACATAATAGTGCATCCATATTTTTTCCATGCTTTTTTATGCTCCTCATATATTAGGTTGATGCCATCAACCTCGACTTTAAGTATCCAAGTTCTTAACTCATGCATTGAAGGAGGCTTGAACCCTCTTCCATATTCCGCAATGCCCTCAACCATAAGCAGCCAATAAGGATCATTCACAACATTAAACGGAAGTGCGGCAGAGTAAATAAAACGACCAATTCTACGCTTACATCAACCAACAAATCTTTTTGTATGTCGAATTTAGGGTTGTTTGTCGAGGTTCGAACTAACAAACCCATGAAGAGTACCTTTACCTTTTGATTCACCACTACCGGAACATCCAATTGAatttcccctacacttccaacTTTTGATGATTGCGTACTCATACTTTGGGGACTTTCACCTTTCTCTCGTTATAATTCTGTTTGTTTACTTTTAGATGTTCTTATGTTGTCAAGTGATTCTCTAATTTCTTTCTTAATATCATCCGGAACACTAACACAAGGTGACCAACCCCTTGAGTTGAGCTAAATGTTCCTTCAAGCGAGTAATCCTCCATTCGATATATGATGACAAAATTTGCACCGAACGATTTTTTCCCTTCATTTTGATAACAATACTTCCAATCAAtatctttttatctttttttgataaattcgTAGACATTGCAAATTCTAACTAGacaatcaaaatcctagaaaaacaaaagaaaaaaatcagaataaataattaattaattagaaacaaatcagcaaaaaaaaaaaaaatcaatccagggcatctggatcgatcattgcatcgatccaaggaattggatcgatccagcgatcgatccaggggcgaacagaaaggatctggatcgatccagcggtcGAGCCAGGGGCCGGATCGGGCCAGCGAGCGAGCcagggtctggatcgatccagcgatcgatccggaTCCTTTCTGTTCGACCCTGGAaggatccggatcgatccagcgaccgatccagatcctttctgttcgaacagaaaggatctggatcggtcgctggatcgatccagatcctttctgttcgaccctggatcgatcgctggatcgatccaaatgcCCAACTTCTGGAAATCGCGAAATCGTTTTTACTCCTTCGAGAAAAAAAAAACGAGAAGGAAAACCTAAACGAAGAAAACGAAAGGAAGGAGAAAAGCTTACCTCCAAATCTCCAATCGCTGTCCCTCGCCACCACTCACAGGTCACCGCTCGCTACTCGCTGATCGCCGCCTGTCGCCTCTGCAGTCTGCCCTACCTTCGCCTCTGCCACAGTTACGATTCGACTCACCTTTGCCCTAGCTATTGGTaagtaatttgtaattttagCGCCCGCTATGGGGCGCTAGGGCATGATAGCGCACGCTATGTGCGCTATCGACGCTTTTGTCCCGAATAGCGTGGGCTATTCGGGACAATCGCGATTCAGAGAACGCTCTGCAGCGTTCGCTGGTCGTAGCGCGCGATAGCGCGCTATGTAGCGCGCTATTCGCCGCTATTGAATACACTGGTACTTGTACTTACATTCCTGTAAAGAATTTcggatctatagtgattgcccaacgaaagcaatcaacgatcgcggaccttggagtaggagtcgccacaggctccgaactaagtaaaagaagCAGTGTTAGCGTTGCTTCTATGTttattacttttccgctgcgtatttacttGATAGTTTTTAGaaacgaacaaaatagccacgagcgctattcccctccccccccccccccccccccctttccttccttcctctagcgctttcgatccaacaatatttAAGttatggatagtttagaaaaatgATTggaaaaaggtttaagttaggcttaATATATATCCTGGTAATTGAACTTGAGGAAAAGTCAAACTAAGTTGCGGCTTAGAAAAGAAAAAATCGAAAAGCATTGGCAAAAGAAGTCTAGAGAAGTGGACTCCAAGCAGACAAGGAAAATCCTAAATTGGTATAAGTTTAAGTGGCTCTTTGCAGATGATAAGTCTCAAAGATCCTGAGTGAACTCTTGGCAAGCAATAGTCCAAGTGGATCGGGAAGGAAGAGAAGTCTCAGAGGAGTAAATTCCAAGTAGGCAAAAGTTCAATCAGATCTTCGTGGATGAAGTTCTAAAAGAGTGAACTCCAAGCTAAAAGTCCAACTAGAACTTGGaagatgagaagtcttggaggggGAACTCATAGTAGGTTTGACAAATGTCGAAGGTGATCTACATGTCTTAAGAGGTGTTGAATGGATGACTCAAGTGACCTAAAtcaagcaaacttgaaggaaaaaCTCTAAGAACTGGAGGCTTGTCGAGAAGGACCCAAGGGATAGAgtatcatcaacataaagacaCATGAGATGAGAGATAGTAGCCAATGCCATTTAGGGCATTTTGGGTAAAAGACTAAAAGCTTTCTACTCGGTATAATCAACCAGAGAACAAGTGCTAGAGGTCAAGTCAATAAAGTACCCAATTAGACTGTTTTTAGTCAGCTTAGACAAGTTGGAATGCTACTCATGATCAAATGATTTCTATTCTGGCTTGAGTCAACTGAATGACAAAATAGTCAATTGAAGTTGCCTAAGTTGACTACCCTAGTTGATTGTTTGTGTGGTTTGAATTTGAATCGATACGAGTGGTCATTTGTGCAGGATAAAGTTTACGGCTAAGAATATCAGTAAACTAAAGACACCTAGAGTCGATTAAACTACGCCATTGGCGAAAAAGTCAAAGGTTTATTCAAGAGAGTCAACTGGTGATCGAAGGAGCCCACTGAAGACACAATTGTCAGAAGACCAAATCAAAAAAGTTATCTGAGTCAACTAATGGTCAAAGGAATCAATCAAAAACACTTGTTAGAAGGCAAGGTTGAAATTATATCCAGATGGAGCAATTAGAGGCATTGGAATAGACTAATGACAATCGCATCAACTAAATGCTCTTTGAGTCGACTAGATATGAAACAGAATCATTGTGGATGGTTCAGTCAAGTAACCGAGGAGGTTTGAGTCTGCTGATTGTTTGCATACCAACTCTATAAATAGGGAGTTAAGTCATTTCAAACAACATCATTGTACATTCTTGTGTAGCTACTATTTTGAAGTGTTGTAAAGGACCTCAAGGAAGGGATACTTCGATCAGGTTCAATTTTCTATTTTACATTTAGTTTCTCTTTATATTGCATTCTCATCTTGAAAAGAGAATTATTTTATTCAACGTTTCTCTACCTCTAAAAAAGAGAAACTTTTACGTTTAGTGGTTTCATAGAGTGATTCATCTAACGAGTCATGGCCATGGAGTAGCAAGCTGGTGTTCCAAAGCATGTTAAATATTTTTTGTTAGAAGTGCAtattgttttttattattttcattgctGTACATctgataaatattttctaacgAGATAATCAAGTCTTGCATTTGCAAGAACAAAAGAAAAGAGTTTCAAAATTTCACCTATTCGCTCCCCTCTAAAAGCACGACGGTcctgacatcttgcactaaagGTTAGTTCGTGTCTTCACAACTTGATCTTAGACAATCACAGTCGGAGGTGTGATTTGTTTATCTGCGTAGAATTATTCTATTGGAAACTGGAAACCATTATTTGTTTCGTGGATTTCATGTATATACTACTATGATAAGGTTTAGGGCTTCCACCTTGATCATATATCTTTCATGTAAAGTTTAGTTATGCTTTGTAATCTTTCAATTTTTAGTTGATACTTCCACCATCAAATACCAACTGTGTTTCTCTCCAATCGAAAAGAACTTCAAGATAAATAACAATTTATTGATAGCTGTTTCTGGAAAAGTCATCGAGTGAATTTCTAACGTCCCCAAACAGACAGAACGCTGGGATTCCCAAGCCAGTCTTCTTCGCCATATTATAAAAAAACCTCTTGCTAAATTGTAATCAATTTCCAAATATGGGAAATTAAGGGACTGGGCAGCATGAACGATTACGGAAAAATGCAAATCTATTCATCAAATTCTTCAAACACGCATAAACCAAACACAGCCCTAGGCAAACTATTCAAATCAGTCAAGTTTCacctcatttggaataaaagagaAAGATCAATCGAATCCATCAAAGGCACTGACCTTTTTCTCGTCGGGATAAGTGAGTGGCCGATCCTCACCAAGATCGCGCACTTTCGCTTGCGTCCGAGACACATCAGCGGCTGGCCGCTTCCGGATGAGGCGACGGAGGAGCCAGAGAAAGGCGACGCCCTCGGCGGCCACGAGGGCGACGACGCCGGCGAAGAAGCCGAAGAGGATGGCTATGAGCATCGCAAGGGGCCAAACCAGCGATCGGCGAAGACtggcggaggcggaggcggaggcggatGCGAGAAGGAAGAAGACGAGGGGAAGTTGGAGGCGAATCGCATCGACACACCTCTCTCGCTTGCTTCTAGACCTGTAATTTTTTTATTCGAACGCGCGTCTAATTATTCATGCGGATGTTACAAAACTAATCACTGTATGGAGTTTGAGTGTGAGTGGGTGTTACGGCAGTTTACCAAAAAGTAAAACTAAACTTCACATTTTTAAAACGGCCCTAAAACATCTCCATTTTCCATAAATGTCCCATTCATTcccttttatcaaaaaaaaaaaaaactcatagtagtaactaaaattatatttaaataataataataaaaatataatattgtcAGAGAAGTATGGTAATATTGGATaaaatttaaaaggtaattaatatttttactataagatatcctgaaaaaatatttaagagcATTTTTATATGGTgcataattatattttaattaaaatgtaattttattggattaaaaaaatctaagtttttaagcatGGGTAAGTATTCCAgattaattttgatgtgatcaactaggttaagttaggttctgttatgtTTAATCTTTGTatttaagtgtgtaggagcttaagaacataagaagtcgagtagaaaacacagctagcgagaaagatgacacgggaagggagtcgacatgctcggtgcgtccgaggggcaagttgctatggaagagtacgccaGTGAACGTGAAGGAAGCACGTGACATTTTCAAGGAAGGAGAAGTCGGAACAGAAGACTGTTTGAGAAAAAGGGCTGGAGTTGGGTTtgagtgagctcaactttggatggCCGAAAAATCACTCAAGCAACCGAAGTGAAAGACTAGACAAAGTCAATGCTGAGTTGACcttgttcgggcgcctggaccaagtctAGGCGCCCCGTCCAATTTAGTGTTGAACAGGTGCCCTGACGTAAAACGTTGTTGCGGATCATCGTTGGGTCCACGTCAGCAACACTCCGGCCGCTTCAACTGGATCCAAGCACCTGAATCGTGATAAAACTTTATCATCACATTGTTACGTAGTCGTTGTGAGCAGATAAAGCACACAGCTAGGGCCGCTGGAGTCGCCACGTCAGCAAAAAGTTATTTTCAACCAGCGGGATATAAATAGAACTCTGATTTTTTTCATTGAAGAAGAACACTTTCTGTATTCGAGTTTTCCATTTATGTTCTATGCTTTCAATGTAACGTTATATAtgaagcttctccaccttcgaCTTGTATCGAAGAATGAATCGACTAGTTGAGCttcaatttttatttattaaagtgTTTGTATTAACATAAGTCAAAGGATTTGAGAAAGatacatttttaattttagataatttatCCTCTTCCATCGATCGCACCATGACCAATCACATATATTAATTAGACTTTGTTGACAAAATAAATGCCAAAGGGATTAAACTATATATATTAGATTTCAAGAATTTAAAATATTTGAGGATTAATTTTcttaaacatatatatatattttttcaatattTAAACTTTAATACAAGATGACGGCTAACTAAGATATCATGTATTATAGGGAGTGAGATTCAAGAGAAAAGTAGTTTAAAAAGTGATGCAACCAAATAAGATAGGGTCTCAAAGTGTTGATTGATGTAGTGGTTAAAATTAGGGAGAGATTAATACTAGGGACTAATATGGTCGCATGGCTTGATCAAGTAGGCCAGTCAATCAGATCTTTCATATGATTGGATCCTAAGTCCTCTCGGCTCAACTAGACTCCTTGTCTGAATTGAGCTAAATCCTCAAGGAGATCGAGCCGAGTCCTCAAGGAGGTCAAGCCGAGTCTTCAAAGAAGCTGAGTCATCAAGGAGGTTGAGTCCTCGAGATAGTCGACATTCCTTAGCCGACCCCGACCCTGCCTAAGAATGAGGTTTGATTGGATGTCAGAGGAGACCCGGCCAATCCAccattaaaatatattaattgtCTATCAATTCAATGATCTAAtatccctttttgttgttttgtgTAATAGTTATTAAGGATGACAATTTCATCCGAATCCAATGGATAATCCAACATccaacccgaatggaggaggatatAGAGGGAATTTTTATACCCGATTATAGTAAATGAGTATTCGGGTATGAGTATGGAGGCGGATGTGGTAAAATCCTATCCATACCCTATCCGATACccgatatatttatttatttataagccTCATTTTTTATTGGGAAAGAAAAAACTTTAGCCCGTTTTCcgtcttagaaaaaaaaatttagtttgtCTCTTTATTCTGTTATCAACACGCATCTCATCTTCTTTTTCACGAAAAATATTCACCCGATCAAAGGAGCGTGAGATGAGGAAGAGCTGACAAatacattgaaatattttttttaaatgagaatgGTAGGGAATAATAGGATGATGGGTAGAATATGGATACCCGAAATTCCGACGGGTATGGGGATGGgtatgaaagttaaatacccgATGTGTATGGGGATAAGTATGGGCATAGATATAATAAATGGGGATGGGTATGGAGGATATGAAATcctacccattgtcatccctaatagTTATCAGAGAATCAAGGAAATATTGTCTGTGCAatccatatgacggaagctttAATCATGCAAAGCACATGAATGATGGATCTATTTCAAAAAAGGTGTCAAAATGTTAGAATAGTCGACTCTATTTAGTAATGAATCAATATTTGtacagagagaaaaaataatattatataaggGGGTCTCTATCTATAAGTGCAGATAAGCTTTGCTATTAAAGTTCACTATTTGTCACCACTGTTCTTCATTTTCTCCATAATCCTAtgt
This region of Zingiber officinale cultivar Zhangliang chromosome 9A, Zo_v1.1, whole genome shotgun sequence genomic DNA includes:
- the LOC122018732 gene encoding uncharacterized protein LOC122018732, with the protein product MLRTPVSWWERFGSKTPELTTFAIRVLGLTCSASGCERNWSTFESIHTKKRNRLEHAKLNALVFVKYNFKLRERSIRRRDKIDPIVVDEINSDDEWITEKEGPVLPVTTKWLEDDELFESDPIVSVSSATFESLFDSDKRVEDVEDIVEVPPTNSKKRVAENSSGSKDKQARLSLVDVEDNHLDAENYGVIPTFDSGNFPTIDTIDDDSDIELDDTDYF